In Primulina eburnea isolate SZY01 chromosome 3, ASM2296580v1, whole genome shotgun sequence, one DNA window encodes the following:
- the LOC140825436 gene encoding LOW QUALITY PROTEIN: protein phosphatase 2C and cyclic nucleotide-binding/kinase domain-containing protein-like (The sequence of the model RefSeq protein was modified relative to this genomic sequence to represent the inferred CDS: inserted 1 base in 1 codon; deleted 1 base in 1 codon): protein MGCVSSKSCIGELCSSGNDKVXSGDVKTATEIAVFSPTHSNSEEMETRDKLRQLGSTRDHEAHITRLSRVSAQFLPPEGSRTVKVPSCNYELRCSFLSQRGYYPDALDKANQDSFCIHTPFGTSPDDHFFGVFDGHGEFGAQCSQFVKQKLCENLLRNSRFHTDAVEACHAASLTTNSQLHADMLDDCMSGTTSVTVLVRGRKIYVANTGDSRAVIGEKRGKDIVAVDLSIDQTPFRPDELERVKLCGARVLTLDQIEGLKDPDVQCWGTEEGDDGDPPRLWVQNGMYPGTAFTRSIGDSIAEEIGVVANPEIVVMELTSNHPFFVIASDGVFEFLSSQTVVDMVAKYKDPRDACAEIVAESYRLWLQYETRTDDITVIVVHINGLDDDPFGQSPKFDAFVRPPVPQLVEVTGSESPSLMNWRSKNRARNDISRARLRAIECSLGNGQLWAPSFPTHRKTWEEEVHIERALHDHFLFRKLTSSQCHVLLDCMQRFEVKAGDIVVKQGGDGDCFYVVGSGEFEVFAIQEEKNGEVPRVLQRYTAEKLSSFGELALMSNKPLQASVRSVTDGTLWALKREDFKRILVSEFTNLSSLKLLRSIDLLSRLTILQLSRIADSLLEVSFTDGQTIVDKNVGPLGLYIIQKGGVKISFDTDSVKDVDAPSLKPEVEKLDDDLSSKSISLEKTEGSYFGEWILLGEHLSSLSVIAVGNVVCSILTKEDFDSVEGPLPRLSNADKSKPYSTFLSSESVRDLDTSDMKRIQLVDLEWKTCLYSTDVSDIGLVRVKDSEKMLSLKRFSKQKVKKLGKGGLVLKEKNILKFMSHSPFVPRVLCTVADQTHAAILLDTCIACFMTSIIHNGLNENSAQFCAASIVMALEVLHENGVLYRGVSPEVLAFDQRGYMQLVDFRFSKKLSSDSSERTYTICGMADSLAPEIIQGKGHGFPVDWWALGALIFFMLQGEMPFGSWRESELTFARIVKGQPTLPQRFSLEAVDLITKLLEVDERKRLGSQGIESIKSHPWFEGTDWRGIRERTIQAPNDIVSRINQFLESLPEDMLMSFHSPRRESELDTPEWLEDW, encoded by the exons ATGGGTTGTGTTTCTTCTAAGTCATGTATTGGTGAATTATGTtcttctggaaatgataagg ATAGTGGAGATGTGAAAACAGCAACTGAGATTGCTGTGTTTTCACCTACTCATTCAAATAGTGAGGAAATGGAGACCCGAGATAAGTTGCGTCAGTTAGGTTCAACCAGGGACCATGAAGCCCATATTACAAGGTTATCCAGAGTGTCAGCTCAGTTTTTACCTCCCGAGGGATCACGCACTGTGAAAGTTCCATCATGCAATTATGAATTACGGTGCTCGTTTCTATCTCAGAGAGGTTACTACCCTGATGCCCTTGACAAGGCCAACCAAGACAGTTTTTGCATTCATACACCGTTCGGGACTAGCCCAGATGATCATTTCTTCGGAGTTTTTGATGGCCATGGTGAATTTGGAGCTCAATGCTCACAGTTTGTGAAGCAGAAGTTGTGTGAAAATTTGCTCAGGAATAGTAGGTTTCACACGGATGCAGTCGAAGCTTGTCATGCTGCATCCTTGACAACAAATTCGCAGCTACATGCTGACATGCTTGATGATTGCATGAGTGGGACAACTTCGGTTACAGTGCTAGTTCGTGGTAGAAAAATTTATGTTGCAAATACAGGTGACTCGAGGGCAGTTATAGGTGAGAAACGGGGGAAGGATATTGTAGCTGTTGACCTTTCCATTGATCAAACACCTTTTCGACCTGACGAACTAGAACGAGTGAAACTTTGTGGTGCTAGAGTTCTCACATTGGATCAGATTGAGGGACTCAAAGATCCAGATGTTCAATGTTGGGGAACTGAAGAAGGCGATGATGGTGATCCTCCTAGATTATGGGTACAAAATGGGATGTACCCTGGTACAGCTTTTACCAGAAGTATCGGTGATTCTATAGCTGAGGAAATAGGAGTTGTTGCGAACCCAGAAATTGTTGTTATGGAGTTGACATCAAATCATCCTTTCTTCGTTATTGCTAGTGATGGTGTCTTTGAATTTCTTTCAAGCCAAACTGTAGTGGACATG GTTGCAAAGTACAAGGACCCTCGTGATGCTTGTGCTGAAATTGTTGCCGAGTCGTATCGTCTTTGGCTACAATAC GAAACTCGTACTGATGACATTACTGTGATAGTGGTGCATATAAACGGGTTGGATGAT GATCCATTTGGCCAATCACCAAAGTTTGATGCCTTTGTAAGACCCCCTGTACCTCAATTGGTTGAGGTCACGGGATCCGAGTCTCCATCTCTTATGAACTGGAGATCAAAAAACCGTGCAAGGAATGATATATCCCGCGCACGACTTCGTGCTATTGAATGTTCTCTAGGAAATGGGCAGTTGTGGGCTCCTTCATTCCCAACTCACAGAAAGACTTGGGAAGAAGAA GTTCACATTGAACGGGCCTTGCATGATCATTTTCTTTTCAGAAAACTTACGAGCTCTCAATGTCATGTTTTGTTGGACTGCATGCAAAGATTTGAGGTTAAGGCAGGAGATATTGTGGTCAAGCAG GGTGGAGATGGTGATTGCTTCTATGTCGTTGGCAGTGGAGAATTTGAGGTGTTTGCAATTCAG gaagagaaaaatggagaagtGCCGAGGGTACTACAACGCTACACTGCAGAAAAATTATCTTCCTTTGGAGAGTTGGCATTGAT GTCCAACAAGCCCCTCCAAGCTTCTGTTCGGTCGGTGACCGATGGTACTCTTTGGGCACTTAAAAGAGAAGATTTTAAACGAATTCTTGTGTCAGAGTTTACTAATTTATCCTCATTGAAGTTACTGCGATCAATAGATCTGCTTTCAAGGTTGACTATCTTACAGCTAAGTCGTATTGCAGATTCACTTTTAGAAGTGTCTTTCACTGATGGGCAGACGATAGTCGACAAG AATGTGGGCCCCCTGGGTTTATACATTATACAGAAGGGAGGCGTAAAAATTTCCTTTGACACGGATTCAGTTAAAGATGTGGATGCTCCAAGTCTGAAGCCTGAGGTTGAGAAGCTGGATGACGACTTGTCTAGTAAGAGCATTTCTTTGGAGAAGACCGAAGGGAGCTATTTTGGGGAATGGATACTTCTGGGGGAACACCTATCTTCCTTGAGTGTCATTGCAGTGGGTAATGTGGTGTGCTCCATTTTAACAAAGGAGGACTTTGATTCAGTTGAAGGCCCTCTGCCGAGGCTTTCGAATGCTGATAA GTCAAAGCCATATTCAACATTTTTGTCTTCTGAATCTGTAAGAGATTTGGATACTTCAGATATGAAAAGGATCCAGCTCGTAGATCTA GAATGGAAAACATGCTTGTATTCCACGGACGTCAGTGATATTGGTCTTGTGCGTGTCAAGGACTCAG AAAAAATGCTTAGCTTGAAAAGGTTTTCAAAGCAGAAGGTTAAAAAACTGGGAAAAGGAGGACTAGTTCTGAAGGAGAAGAACATACTGAAGTTCATGAGCCATTCTCCTTTCGTACCTCGAGTTTTATGCACCGTTGCTGATCAAACACATGCTGCAATACTTCTAGACACTTGTATTGCTTGCTTTATGACCTCAATAATTCACAATGGGTTGAATGAAAATTCTGCACAATTCTGTGCTGCTTCAATTGTAATGGCTTTGGAAGTTTTGCACGAG AATGGGGTTCTCTATAGAGGAGTGTCCCCTGAAGTTCTAGCGTTTGATCAGAGAGGATATATGCAG TTAGTCGACTTCAGATTTAGTAAGAAATTGTCCAGTGACTCTAGTGAAAGAACATACACTATTTGTGGTATGGCAGACTCTTTGGCTCCTGAAATAATTCAAGGGAAAGGGCATGGTTTTCCAGTTGACTG GTGGGCATTGGGAGCTTTGATCTTCTTCATGCTCCAAGGTGAAATGCCTTTTGGGTCATGGAGAGAAAGCGAACTCACATTTGCTAGAATAGTAAAAGGGCAGCCAACCCTTCCACAAAGGTTCAGCCTTGAAGCCGTTGATCTCATAACCAAG TTACTTGAAGTAGATGAACGTAAACGACTAGGAAGCCAGGGCATCGAATCCATCAAATCCCATCCATGGTTCGAAGGCACAGATTGGAGAGGAATAAGAGAACGTACTATCCAAGCACCAAATGATATCGTCTCTCGTATAAATCAATTCTTGGAAAGTCTCCCCGAGGATATGCTAATGTCGTTCCATTCTCCACGTCGAGAATCAGAACTCGACACACCAGAATGGCTTGAAGATTGGTAG
- the LOC140825438 gene encoding protein unc-13 homolog, whose product MRVQMRITDQTDSRIRRGLLRVAAGQLGRRIESIVLPLELLQQFKSSDFTSQQEYEAWQRRSLKVLEAGLIVHPHLPLDKSQTAPQRLRQILRAAREKPIETGKHSESMQVLRNVVASLSCREFDGSLSDVCHWADGIPLNIHLYQKLLDACFDVNDEASIVEEVDEVLELIKKTWVVLGINQMFHNLCFLWLLFHRYVTTGQIEGDLLFAADHMMVEVGKDVEATHDSSYSKIASSIMTLILEWAEKMLLHYHDNFYRGNIDVMHSVLRLGVSAAKVLEVDLSHEYQNRKEVDVGCRRVEAYIRSSVRSAFSQEKEKVISSRQSSKYQQSPLPVLSILSQNICDLAFNEKEIYSPVLKRWHPLATGVAVATLHSCYASELKKFVSGISELNPEAIQVLLAADKLEKDLVEMAVSDSVDSEDGGKAIIQEMAPYEAEAVIANLVKSWIQTRVDRLEEWVDRNLQQENWNPQVNKGRFAPSAVEVLRTIDETLEAFFFLPIPMHPVLLPELMNGLDRCLQSYIIKGKSGCGSRATFVPTLPMLTRCNTGSKFFKKKDRSLMAPGRNSQVFVKNDDDSFGIPQLCLRLNTLYNTRKELEVVEKRTMSNLKNGGYVNDENVANGLFGLSISSCMEGIQQLSEAAAYKVVFCDLSHLLWHYLYIGEASSSRIEPFLQELEKNLEIISVMVHDRVRTRVITDVMRASFEGFLLVLLGGGPSRVFTVQDSLIIEEDFKFLADLFWSNGDGLPNELVDKLSVTFKGVLPLFQTSTDNLIEQFRCTAISSYGDSGKSRLPLPPTTGKWSPTEPNTILRVLCNRNDKLASKFLKKMYDLPKKT is encoded by the exons ATGAGGGTTCAGATGAGGATCACGGATCAGACAGATTCCAGAATCCGGCGCGGACTGCTGAGAGTTGCCGCTGGTCAG CTCGGAAGACGAATAGAATCAATCGTGTTGCCATTGGAGTTATTACAACAGTTCAAATCCTCGGATTTTACAAGTCAACAAGAATACGAAGCATGGCAAAGGAGGAGCTTGAAAGTGCTTGAAGCTGGACTCATTGTGCACCCACATCTGCCTCTTGATAAATCACAAACAGCCCCTCAGCGCCTTCGGCAGATCCTACGTGCAGCTAGAGAAAAACCAATCGAAACAGGAAAGCACAGTGAATCCATGCAAGTCCTCCGTAATGTTGTGGCATCTCTTTCTTGCAGAGAATTCGATGGTTCCTTGTCTGATGTATGTCACTGGGCTGATGGGATTCCACTAAATATCCACCTATACCAGAAACTTCTTGATGCTTGCTTTGATGTGAATGATGAAGCATCTATTGTTGAGGAAGTTGATGAGGTCTTAGAACTTATCAAGAAAACTTGGGTTGTCCTAGGCATAAACCAAATGTTCCATAATCTTTGTTTTCTGTGGCTCTTATTTCACCGATATGTCACTACTGGTCAAATTGAGGGTGACCTCCTTTTTGCTGCTGATCATATGATGGTGGAAGTAGGAAAGGATGTAGAGGCAACACATGATTCCTCGTATTCAAAAATCGCAAGCTCGATAATGACTCTGATTTTAGAGTGGGCAGAAAAAATGCTGCTTCACTACCACGACAATTTTTACAGGGGAAATATTGATGTGATGCACAGTGTTTTGAGGCTGGGGGTGTCGGCAGCCAAAGTACTGGAGGTAGACTTGTCTCATGAGTATCAAAATAGAAAAGAAGTTGACGTAGGATGTAGAAGGGTTGAAGCTTATATCAGGTCATCAGTGCGCAGTGCTTTTTCTCAG GAAAAGGAGAAAGTAATCTCAAGCAGGCAGTCTTCTAAGTATCAACAAAGTCCTCTTCCCGTTCTTTCTATCCTTTCGCAAAATATATGTGACTTGGCATTCAATGAGAAGGAAATATATAGCCCTGTGCTGAAACGATGGCACCCTCTCGCCACAGGTGTAGCTGTTGCTACTCTTCATTCTTGCTACGCAAGTGAGCTTAAGAAATTTGTTTCGGGTATAAGTGAGCTAAATCCGGAAGCTATACAAGTACTGCTAGCTGCTGACAAACTTGAGAAAGATCTTGTTGAAATGGCAGTTTCTGATTCAGTGGACAGTGAAGATGGTGGCAAGGCAATAATTCAGGAGATGGCTCCTTATGAAGCAGAGGCTGTGATTGCTAACCTGGTGAAATCTTGGATACAGACGAGGGTTGACAGACTTGAGGAATGGGTTGACAGAAATTTGCAACAAGAG AACTGGAATCCTCAAGTAAATAAAGGGCGTTTTGCACCCTCCGCTGTGGAAGTTCTACGGACAATTGATGAGACTTTGGAGGCATTCTTTTTTCTGCCAATTCCAATGCATCCAGTTTTACTTCCCGAGTTGATGAATGGTTTGGACCGCTGCCTCCAGAGTTACATCATAAAGGGGAAATCTGGCTGTG GATCTCGAGCAACCTTTGTTCCCACACTTCCTATGCTAACTAGATGCAACACGGGTTCAAAATTCTTTAAGAAAAAAGACCGGTCACTCATGGCTCCGGGTAGGAATTCCCAAGTCTTTGTTAAAAATGACGATGATTCTTTCGGCATACCGCAGCTCTGTCTTCGTTTAAACACTTTATACAACACACGAAAGGAGTTGGAAGTGGTAGAGAAGAGGACGATGTCCAATCTGAAAAATGGCGGATATGTAAATGATGAAAATGTAGCAAACGGCTTATTTGGGCTCTCAATATCTTCGTGCATGGAAGGAATCCAGCAGCTCTCAGAGGCAGCTGCATACAAGGTTGTCTTTTGTGACCTAAGTCACCTTCTTTGGCATTACCTATACATAGGAGAGGCTTCCTCATCCAGGATTGAACCGTTCCTTCAAGAACTggagaaaaatttagaaataataTCCGTAATGGTTCATGATCGGGTCCGGACACGTGTTATTACTGATGTAATGAGAGCTTCCTTTGAAGGGTTCTTGTTGGTTTTGCTAGGTGGAGGACCATCTCGTGTATTCACCGTGCAAGATTCGTTGATAATAGAGGAGGATTTCAAGTTTCTTGCTGATCTTTTCTGGTCCAATGGAGATGGCTTGCCAAATGAACTAGTCGATAAGTTATCTGTTACCTTTAAAGGCGTTCTCCCATTATTTCAAACTAGTACGGATAATCTTATCGAGCAATTTAGATGTACTGCTATTAGTAGCTATGGAGATTCTGGAAAGTCGAGGCTTCCATTGCCTCCTACGACAGGTAAGTGGAGTCCAACCGAACCGAATACAATATTACGGGTATTGTGCAATAGGAATGATAAATTGGCATCAAAGTTTCTGAAGAAAATGTACGACTTACCCAAGAAAACTTAA
- the LOC140825437 gene encoding LOW QUALITY PROTEIN: DNA topoisomerase 1-like (The sequence of the model RefSeq protein was modified relative to this genomic sequence to represent the inferred CDS: deleted 1 base in 1 codon), with the protein MAVDAFDEKKLLNDEDEDEDEQPLVFKRSSSSTRQNPVNSETKNLSSQKHDQRLGRPTPGQQSRNGESSTMQKRNSVPPSCKAPPIKSPLPSPKSSSSSANESLVKSAAANSKRPTSVTDEPNPVKQQVKEEQPLTQAAGEANDSEDSGDNKPLSARLPSSSKGNSNHAKQGPNTLALVQKRCLPKKEDSDDEKPLSTKFQVKSDARVVSTCRSNSSDERKPILTKADQNGSSSTDHSQKKPSSILKKRPPDSVKFECRSSEKKSKLSYACTAVPRGEPKVEDDDDHVPISQRMKNQNSSAKKSLYVKQVTKSVSASATKTNKKSKKVVKSTKYSISSKVLPSSGEGQKWTTLVHNGVIFPPPYKPHGVKMLYKGKPVVLTPEQEEVATMFAVMLDTEYMNKPKFKENFMTDWRKILGKNHTIQKLEDCDFTPIYEWHQKEKEKKKQMSTEEKKALKEEKLKQEEKFMWAIVDGVKEKVGNFRVEPPGLFRGRGEHPKMGKLKKRIQPSDIIINIGEDSPIPECPIPGESWKEIRHDNTVTWLAYWNDPINQKEFKYVFLAASSTLKGQSDKEKYEKARLLKNHIQGIRAAYTKDFSSKDPTRKQIAVATYLIDKLALRAGNEKDDDEADTVGCCTLKVENVEPVPPNILKFDFLGKDSIRYQNEVIVQTAVFKAIQQFRNGKKGGEDLFDKLDTSKLNAHLKELMPGLTAKVFRTYNASITLDDMLSKESKGGEVAEKVVVYQHANKEVAIICNHQRTVSKSHSAQMLRLDEKIEELKGAMEELREDLARAKKGKPPLKNADGKPKRNMNPEALEKKITQTAAKIEKMERDKETKEDLKTIALGTSRINYLDPRITVAWCKRQEVPIEKIFNKSLLAKFAWAMDVDPEFRF; encoded by the exons ATGGCTGTTGATGCTTTCGatgaaaaaaaattgttgaatGATGAGGATGAGGATGAGGATGAGCAGCCGCTAGTTTTTAAAAGGTCTAGCTCTTCTACAAGGCAAAACCCTGTGAACTCAGAAACAAAGAATTTATCATCTCAAAAGCATGACCAACGATTGGGGAGGCCAACACCTGGTCAACAATCTCGTAATGGTGAAAGTTCCACTATGCAAAAGCGTAATTCGGTTCCTCCCTCTTGCAAGGCACCACCTATTAAGTCTCCTCTGCCAAGCCCAAAATCATCTAGTTCGTCTGCCAATGAATCATTAGTTAAGTCT GCTGCAGCGAATTCCAAAAGACCTACTTCAGTAACAGATGAGCCCAACCCTGTTAAGCAACAAGTCAAAGAAGAGCAGCCATTGACCCAAGCTGCAGGTGAAGCCAATGATTCAGAGGATTCTGGAGATAATAAACCACTCAGTGCCAGGCTTCCTAGCTCCTCGAAGGGCAACTCTAATCATGCCAAACAAGGACCTAATACTTTAGCTTTGGTTCAAAAACGTTGTCTCCCGAAAAAGGAAGATTCAGATGATGAGAAGCCCTTGTCTACTAAGTTCCAAGTAAAGTCTGACGCTAGGGTAGTATCCACTTGTAGGTCTAATAGTTCTGATGAGAGAAAACCCATATTGACCAAAGCTGATCAAAATGGGTCTAGCTCAACAGACCACTCTCAAAAGAAACCTTCGTCTATTCTAAAGAAGAGACCTCCGGATTCTGTGAAATTTGAATGCCGATCTTCTGAAAAAAAGTCTAAGCTTTCTTATGCATGCACCGCAGTTCCTAGAGGTGAACCAAAGGTAGAGGATGATGATGATCATGTTCCCATATCACAGAGAATGAAGAATCAAAATTCTTCAGCTAAGAAGTCATTATATGTTAAACAAGTCACTAAATCTGTATCTGCATCGGCAACGAAGACAAATAAGAAATCAAAGAAGGTTGTGAAAAGCACAAAATATTCCATTTCGTCAAAGGTTCTTCCCAGCTCTGGTGAAGGACAAAAGTGGACTACTTTGGTCCATAATGGTGTGATTTTTCCACCTCCATACAAGCCTCATGGAGTTAAGATGCTCTACAAGGGAAAACCTGTCGTCTTAACTCCAGAACAGGAAGAG GTTGCAACAATGTTTGCGGTGATGCTGGATACTGAGTACATGAACAAGCCTAAGTTCAAAGAGAATTTTATGACTGACTGGAGGAAGATACTGGGAAAGAATCACACTATTCAGAAGTTGGAAGATTGTGATTTTACTCCTATATATGAATGGCATCAAAAAGAGAAGGAGAAGAAGAAACAGATGAGTACCGAG GAGAAGAAAGCTTTAAAAGAGGAGAAATTGAAGCAAGAGGAAAAGTTTATGTGGGCAATCGTTGATGGTGTCAAAGAGAAG GTTGGAAACTTCAGGGTTGAACCACCTGGATTGTTTCGAGGTCGTGGCGAGCACCCTAAG ATGGGGAAGCTAAAAAAACGAATACAGCCAAGTGACATAATCATAAATATTGGGGAGGATTCTCCAATTCCTGAGTGTCCTATCCCTGGGGAAAG CTGGAAAGAAATAAGGCATGACAATACGGTGACCTGGTTAGCATATTGGAATGATCCAATAAACCAGAAAGAATTCAAATATGTGTTTCTAGCAGCTAGCAGCACCTTGAAAGGACAGAGCGATAAGGAGAAATATGAGAAGGCTAGGCTTTTAAAG AACCATATTCAAGGTATTCGAGCTGCTTATACCAAAGATTTTTCTAGCAAGGATCCTACAAGGAAGCAGATAGCAGTTGCAACCTATCTTATAGACAAATTAGCTCTTAGGGCAGGCAATGAGAAG GACGATGATGAAGCTGATACAGTTGGTTGCTGCACATTGAAAGTAGAAAATGTGGAACCTGTTCCTCCAAATATCTTGAAG TTTGATTTCCTTGGTAAAGACTCTATAAGGTATCAAAATGAAGTAATCGTTCAAACTGCTGTTTTCAAAGCAATCCAACAGTTTCGAAATG GGAAAAAAGGTGGTGAAGATCTTTTTGACAAGCTTGACACTAGCAAACTGAATGCTCATCTGAAGGAACTCATGCCTGGCCTCACAGCCAAAGTATTTCGGACATACAATGCATCTATTACGTTAGATGATATG TTGAGCAAGGAGTCGAAAGGTGGAGAGGTTGCTGAAAAAGTTGTTGTTTATCAACATGCAAACAAGGAG GTTGCAATAATTTGTAATCATCAGCGTACTGTCTCAAAGTCCCACAGTGCCCAGATGTTACGTTTGGATGAGAAAATTGAAGAACTAAAG GGTGCTATGGAAGAACTAAGGGAGGATTTGGCGAGGGCAAAGAAAGGGAAGCCCCCCCTGAAGAATGCTGATGGGAAACCTAAGCGGAATATGAACCCTGAAGC ATTAGAGAAAAAGATAACTCAAACTGCTGCAAAGATTGAGAAAATGGAACGCGACAAGGAGACCAAAGAAGATCTGAAAACTATAGCTTTGGGCACATCGAGGATCAACTACCTTGATCCTAGAATTACAGTTGCTTGGTGTAAGCGCCAGGAAGTTCCTATCGAGAAG ATTTTCAACAAGTCCCTTCTGGCGAAATTTGCATGGGCAATGGATGTGGATCCAGaattcagattttga
- the LOC140825435 gene encoding probable lactoylglutathione lyase, chloroplastic → MVRIIPVASSIKPSLSSLRFSNAACFSFPNRRLTPVYLGSAVPQLQSFGLRSCKFFKRAVTIPAVSAAGNAAQASTAATQENTIGWVKKDKRRMLHVVYRVGDLDRTIKFYTECLGMKLLRKRDVTDERYTNAFLGYGPEDSHFVIELTYNYGVDKYDIGTGFGHFGIAVEDVTKSVELIKAKGGKVTREPGPVKGGKTVIAFIEDPDGYKFELLERGPSPEPLCQVMLRVGDLDRSIEFHEKAFGMELLRKRDNPEFKYTIAMMGYGPEDKNVVLELTYNYGVTEYDKGNAYAQIAIGTDDVYKTAEAIELAGGKITREPGPLPGIGTKITACLDPDGWKTVFVDNLDFLKELE, encoded by the exons atggtGAGGATAATTCCAGTGGCGTCGTCGATTAAACCCTCGCTTTCGTCTCTCAGATTTTCCAACGCTGCTTGCTTCTCTTTCCCCAATCGTAGACTCACGCCAGTATATCTCGGAAGTG CCGTGCCTCAGTTGCAATCATTTGGACTTAGAAGTTGCAAGTTCTTTAAAAGAGCAGTAACCATCCCAGCAGTTAGTGCTGCAGGAAATGCGGCACAGGCAAGTACTGCTGCAACACAAGAAAATACAATAGGTTGGGTTAAAAAAGACAAGAGAAGAATGCTTCATGTTGTTTACCGAGTTGGGGACTTAGACAGGACCATAAA GTTTTACACTGAGTGTTTAGGCATGAAACTGCTCAGAAAGCGTGACGTAACTGATGAAAGATATACTAATGCCTTCCTTGGATATGGACCTGAAGATTCTCACTTTGTGATCGAACTCACTTACA ATTATGGGGTTGACAAGTATGACATTGGTACTGGTTTTGGCCATTTTGGGATTGCTGTCGAAGAT GTAACAAAGTCCGTAGAGCTAATAAAAGCTAAAGGCGGAAAAGTTACACGAGAACCGGGTCCTGTCAAAGGTGGGAAAACTGTTATTGCATTTATAGAGGATCCTGATGGTTATAAGTTTGAACTTTTAGAGAGAGGTCCTTCTCCTGAGCCGTTGTGTCAAGTGATGCTTCGAGTTGGAGATCTTGATCGGTCTATTGAATTCCACGAGAAG GCTTTTGGAATGGAGCTTCTTCGCAAGCGAGACAATCCTGAATTCAAG TACACGATAGCTATGATGGGGTATGGCCCTGAAGATAAAAATGTGGTATTAGAGTTGACCTACAACTATGGCGTGACTGAATATGACAAAGGCAATGCGTATGCCCAG ATAGCCATAGGGACAGATGATGTATATAAAACTGCTGAAGCAATTGAACTTGCTGGTGGAAAGATTACCAGGGAACCTGGACCTCTACCTGGTATTGGCACCAAGATTACTGCATGTCTGGATCCTGATGGTTGGAAAACG GTTTTTGTTGATAACTTGGATTTTCTCAAGGAATTGGAGTGA
- the LOC140825433 gene encoding probable RNA methyltransferase At5g51130 → MVGENENNGNARYLKSRKRNNDKEQNMELKEAVTCYTPQESSKRRNKKEVAIFGNYRNYYGYRVGQDLDKDPRLQVMKGEWFEGKDCLDIGCNSGLITIAIAKAFGCRSILGVDIDGDRVQDAYWTLRKVVKTSTHNTPADAGLVNGLKNLASESLTEAALNKDLLKIVSFQKGNVVQSWRPHANTYYSAVLCLSVTKWIHLNWGDDGLITLFRRVWTLLLPGGVFILEPQPWSSYYKNRLVSETAAANYKNIEIPPEDFQDILLDKIGFRRVENITSGLSGTKSGFDRPILAFWK, encoded by the exons ATGGTTGGAGAAAATGAAAACAATGGCAATGCCAGATACTTGAAAAGTCGCAAGAGAAACAACGACAAGGAGCAAAACATGGAGCTCAAGGAGGCTGTAACGTGTTATACTCCACAGGAATCCTCGAAGAGAAGGAATAAAAAAGAAGTGGCAATCTTTGGAAATTACAGAAACTACTATGGATATAGG GTTGGTCAGGACTTGGACAAAGATCCTAGATTACAGGTGATGAAGGGTGAATGGTTTGAGGGAAAGGATTGCCTTGACATTGGCTGTAACAGTGGGTTGATCACAATTGCTATTG CAAAAGCATTTGGCTGCAGGAGCATTCTTGGAGTTGATATTGATGGAG ACCGAGTTCAGGATGCGTATTGGACTCTCAGGAAAGTCGTGAAGACAAGTACTCATAACACACCGGCTGATGCTGGGTTGGTAAATGGCTTGAAGAACCTTGCAAGTGAGTCACTGACAGAAGCTGCATTGAACAAAGATCTGTTAAAGATAGTTTCTTTTCAGAAAGGAAATGTTGTTCAGAGTTGGCGCCCACATGCAAATACATACTACAGTGCAGTTCTTTG TTTAAGTGTGACCAAATGGATACATCTGAACTGGGGTGACGATGGGCTAATTACTTTATTCAGGAGAGTCTGGACGCTTCTCCTACCG GGTGGTGTTTTCATTTTGGAACCTCAACCGTGGAGCTCATATTATAAGAACCGGCTTGTCTCTGAG ACTGCTGCTGCTAACTATAAAAATATCGAGATACCTCCAGAAGATTTTCAGGATATACTGCTAGACAAG